A region from the Coffea eugenioides isolate CCC68of chromosome 9, Ceug_1.0, whole genome shotgun sequence genome encodes:
- the LOC113783330 gene encoding INO80 complex subunit D-like, which translates to MPDPIPNANNQNNRPSSSSSAPSPMEIDGYEEDLMLSKSEFLTRYEVLKRRSRRLKQLAKIYRDHYWALMEDLKLKYREYYWEYGKSPFQEDDENNNNLVSSNGSNHNNVNIKGENGEANIQGNADNCHGNVGGSRICGNRCGVHGCKSKAMALTRFCQMHILSDNKQKLYKACNYAIKSPPTGPILCGKPILRSTVPSYCALHFQKAEKHVARALKKAGLNVSSTSKLAPKFHVVVAEYIRQIQNKRRAAQKALSENADVKEDISC; encoded by the exons ATGCCGGACCCAATCCCCAACGCCAATAACCAAAATAACCGCCCCTCTTCATCTTCCTCCGCGCCATCACCTATGGAAATCGACGGGTACGAAGAGGACTTAATGTTATCGAAGTCGGAGTTCTTGACCCGGTACGAGGTATTAAAACGCCGGTCGCGTCGGCTCAAGCAACTCGCGAAAATCTATAGGGACCATTACTGGGCACTGATGGAGGATTTGAAGCTCAAGTATAGAGAGTACTATTGGGAGTATGGTAAAAGCCCTTTTCAAGAAGATGATGAGAATAATAACAATTTGGTTAGTAGTAATGGCAGTAATCATAATAATGTGAATATTAAGGGAGAAAATGGGGAGGCGAATATTCAAGGAAACGCAGATAATTGTCATGGAAACGTTGGCGGAAGTAGGATTTGTGGAAATAGGTGTGGAGTTCATGGCTGTAAATCGAAGGCTATGGCGTTAACGAGGTTCTGCCAGATGCATATTCTGTCTGATAACAAACAGAAGCTCTACAAGGCCTGCAATTATGCTATTAAAAG TCCACCAACAGGACCGATCCTCTGTGGAAAGCCAATCCTGAGGTCCACTGTCCCTTCTTACTGCGCTCTTCATTTCCAGAAGGCTGAAAAGCACGTGGCAAGGGCTCTTAAGAAGGCTGGTCTTAATGTCTCTTCTACAAGCAAGCTTGCTCCCAAGTTCCATGTTGTAGTTGCAGAATACATCCGccagattcaaaataaaagaagagCTGCCCAAAAGGCTCTTTCAGAAAATGCTGACGTGAAGGAGGATATAAGCTGTTAA